From one Leguminivora glycinivorella isolate SPB_JAAS2020 chromosome 5, LegGlyc_1.1, whole genome shotgun sequence genomic stretch:
- the LOC125226705 gene encoding uncharacterized protein LOC125226705 isoform X2 has product MSDSDDATSEVPDPTPHQPMQNMDNSSLLTMFSSGIEVILKKIADNLTAVPSIGTRPKLLPFDPDTTDADIENWCSLSEMVIEKKGLEGVDLILALTHSLKGRAATCLTKIQPDKVSWSTIKEMLISTFSKPMMMQDHFDQIIKFRINEKEGPAESGMRLWQLMEKIPDANLPENVMTGFAISVLSQCDDKIRRELNSVVINSKNQLFRTLRSFTLKRRLEESSSSEYEAKKQRTSITFRGVCHFCGRIGHRGQDCRDKQRLIAKNQSTFAKTESTNPSKSTGTCYVCNDPGHLASTCPLRWKKKDDTAANTSTSSKHVNLCSRSSRDQ; this is encoded by the coding sequence ATGTCGGACTCAGACGACGCTACATCAGAAGTGCCGGACCCAACGCCACACCAACCTATGCAAAATATGGACAACAGCTCACTTCTTACCATGTTTTCATCTGGTATTGAAGTGATTCTTAAAAAAATTGCCGACAATTTGACTGCAGTTCCATCGATTGGTACACGGCCAAAGTTACTGCCTTTCGATCCGGATACAACAGATGCTGATATCGAAAACTGGTGTTCGTTAAGTGAAATGGTCATCGAAAAAAAAGGACTAGAAGGAGTTGACTTGATTTTGGCCCTTACACACTCTCTTAAGGGCCGAGCTGCGACATGCCTTACCAAGATACAACCGGACAAGGTTTCCTGGAGCACCATAAAGGAAATGTTAATATCAACATTTTCAAAACCGATGATGATGCAGGATCACTTcgatcaaataataaaatttcgaATTAACGAAAAGGAAGGACCAGCTGAGTCGGGTATGCGACTGTGGCAGCTTATGGAGAAGATTCCTGATGCAAATCTACCAGAAAACGTCATGACAGGTTTTGCTATCTCCGTCCTATCCCAGTGTGATGACAAAATCCGCCGAGAACTTAATTCGGTGGTTATAAATAGCAAAAATCAACTGTTTCGCACTCTTCGAAGTTTCACCTTAAAACGAAGACTTGAAGAATCATCTTCTTCTGAATACGAAGCCAAAAAACAACGTACATCGATAACGTTCCGTGGGGTATGCCACTTTTGCGGGAGGATTGGCCACCGCGGTCAGGATTGCAGGGACAAACAACGTCTGATCGCTAAAAACCAATCTACTTTCGCCAAAACAGAAAGTACGAACCCTTCAAAATCCACTGGAACCTGCTATGTGTGCAACGACCCGGGACATCTTGCATCCACGTGTCCGCTGCGCTGGAAGAAGAAGGATGATACAGCGGCCAATACCAGCACCAGCAGCAAACATGTGAACCTGTGTTCGAGGTCATCGCGAG
- the LOC125226705 gene encoding uncharacterized protein LOC125226705 isoform X1, which produces MSDSDDATSEVPDPTPHQPMQNMDNSSLLTMFSSGIEVILKKIADNLTAVPSIGTRPKLLPFDPDTTDADIENWCSLSEMVIEKKGLEGVDLILALTHSLKGRAATCLTKIQPDKVSWSTIKEMLISTFSKPMMMQDHFDQIIKFRINEKEGPAESGMRLWQLMEKIPDANLPENVMTGFAISVLSQCDDKIRRELNSVVINSKNQLFRTLRSFTLKRRLEESSSSEYEAKKQRTSITFRGVCHFCGRIGHRGQDCRDKQRLIAKNQSTFAKTESTNPSKSTGTCYVCNDPGHLASTCPLRWKKKDDTAANTSTSSKHVNLCSRSSRGVLQINQ; this is translated from the coding sequence ATGTCGGACTCAGACGACGCTACATCAGAAGTGCCGGACCCAACGCCACACCAACCTATGCAAAATATGGACAACAGCTCACTTCTTACCATGTTTTCATCTGGTATTGAAGTGATTCTTAAAAAAATTGCCGACAATTTGACTGCAGTTCCATCGATTGGTACACGGCCAAAGTTACTGCCTTTCGATCCGGATACAACAGATGCTGATATCGAAAACTGGTGTTCGTTAAGTGAAATGGTCATCGAAAAAAAAGGACTAGAAGGAGTTGACTTGATTTTGGCCCTTACACACTCTCTTAAGGGCCGAGCTGCGACATGCCTTACCAAGATACAACCGGACAAGGTTTCCTGGAGCACCATAAAGGAAATGTTAATATCAACATTTTCAAAACCGATGATGATGCAGGATCACTTcgatcaaataataaaatttcgaATTAACGAAAAGGAAGGACCAGCTGAGTCGGGTATGCGACTGTGGCAGCTTATGGAGAAGATTCCTGATGCAAATCTACCAGAAAACGTCATGACAGGTTTTGCTATCTCCGTCCTATCCCAGTGTGATGACAAAATCCGCCGAGAACTTAATTCGGTGGTTATAAATAGCAAAAATCAACTGTTTCGCACTCTTCGAAGTTTCACCTTAAAACGAAGACTTGAAGAATCATCTTCTTCTGAATACGAAGCCAAAAAACAACGTACATCGATAACGTTCCGTGGGGTATGCCACTTTTGCGGGAGGATTGGCCACCGCGGTCAGGATTGCAGGGACAAACAACGTCTGATCGCTAAAAACCAATCTACTTTCGCCAAAACAGAAAGTACGAACCCTTCAAAATCCACTGGAACCTGCTATGTGTGCAACGACCCGGGACATCTTGCATCCACGTGTCCGCTGCGCTGGAAGAAGAAGGATGATACAGCGGCCAATACCAGCACCAGCAGCAAACATGTGAACCTGTGTTCGAGGTCATCGCGAGGTGTGTTACAGATAA